One Catharus ustulatus isolate bCatUst1 chromosome 20, bCatUst1.pri.v2, whole genome shotgun sequence DNA window includes the following coding sequences:
- the NOL11 gene encoding nucleolar protein 11 isoform X1, whose protein sequence is MAALCESFTLRGPGPGGDGPGLCLEPGPGPDLVLLTERGRAATLFKISDQKPLGCWSLKHGQILTCPVVCNFETHEYIAVHDDKVLRIWKSEDISLDKAFKATLSADVYRIHSLPHGGLLVLFRGGGVRTLDELLEAPQQEIENVISGEAIRWSGAFMEDQQPVLIFTTEKDEDFFVYVQKPKLNSLHKYKLEQQESAKPLCFTAHITNQTVTLLCLYSNDSVYQILIPLQQDTEEEEEEKEILSKSLLLNFSISQAVLKGTSLVALDKDHIAVLGSLNAPKKQPKECLTIWNTKFQTLQTSKELPLGTSGQLWCYEEKFFLIHGKVLTVIMYKCETSSLAAAVGKLKCSQTPDVSSFMNWNTLEDEELVVSFQSQESVGLKAESRMNLRSKKSIDAELPFDSLSPGQVLARFKDAPNYLLETKFRRLMARAPTPDLQATVGGVVNVLTDRCKNSKYYPQDFLQEIVETWDLSYSLCPDLMAVGLEKKDMHLLQTCLERFPDIPEEITYACLKAFLSISEAHLENTDVNLDSVICYIDVESDKKEVKTEIVENGFSAQMDQDMCGTKIPKESQSWSDDESCPVGPQKAALLNAVLHSAYTETFLLPHLKNLPAQEAVLFLRYLYYLYVKCSGKVNTTLPGIRSPTINQIMDWMCLLLDAHFTVMVMLPEAKELLSNLHRFVRAQVRFYSELNKIEGSLRELQRLNHLRESHTYSIEVLEII, encoded by the exons atggcggcgctGTGCGAGAGCTTCACGCTGCGCGGGCCGGGCCCCGGCGGCGACGGCCCcgggctgtgcctggagccgGGCCCGGGCCCTGACCTGGTGCTGCTCACCGAGCGCGGCCGGGCCGCCACGCTCTTCAAG ATTTCAGATCAGAAGCCTCTGGGCTGTTGGTCACTTAAACATGGGCAgattctcacctgtcctgtcgTGTGCAACTTTGAAACCCACGAGTACATCGCGGTTCATGATGACAAG GTTTTAAGAATATGGAAGAGTGAAGACATTAGCTTGGACAAAGCCTTCAAAGCAACA ctctcagcagatGTGTACAggatccattccctgccccatggggggctgctggtgctgttcAGGGGAGGGGGCGTTCGGACGCTGGATGAGCTCTTGGAAGCCCCTCAGCAGGAGATTGAAAACGTCATCTCAGGTGAAGCCATCAG GTGGAGTGGAGCTTTTATGGAAGACCAACAACCTGTCTTAATTTTCACTACTGAGAAA gatgaggatttttttgtctaTGTACAGAAACCTAAGCTGAATAGTCTACACAAATACAAGCTTGAACAACAGGAATCAGCCAAGCCACTGTGTTTCACAGCACATATAACAAACCAAACTGTTACACTTCTGTGTTTGT aTTCCAATGACTCTGTGTACCAGATTCTGATACCTCTGCAGCAAGATactgaagaagaggaagaagaaaaagaaattttgtccAAGTCACTATTACTGAACTTTTCAATATCTCAAGCTGTTCTGAAAGGAACATCTTTAGTTGCCCTGGACAAAGACCACATTGCAGTGTTGGGCAGTCTGAATGCACCCAAGAAACAGCCCAAAG AGTGCCTGACCATATGGAATACAAAATTTCAGACATTGCAAACATCAAAGGAGCTGCCCCTGGGGACCAGCGGCCAG ttGTGGTGTTATGAGGAAAAATTTTTTCTAATTCATGGGAAAGTGCTGACTGTAATAATGTACAAGTGTGAAACATCATccttggcagctgctgtgggaaagcTCAAGTGCAGTCAAACCCCtg ATGTGTCCTCGTTTATGAACTGGAATACTCTGGAAGATGAAGAGCTGGTGGTTTCCTTTCAGTCCCAGGAGTCTGTAGGTCTGAAAGCAGAGTCCAGAATGAAT TTAAGATCAAAAAAGAGCATTGATGCTGAACTACCATTCGACAGCTTATCACCTGGGCAGGTCTTAGCACGTTTCAAA GATGCTCCTAATTATTTGTTGGAAACCAAATTTAGAAGGTTGATGGCAAGAGCACCGACGCCAGATCTGCAAGCCACCGTTGGCGGTGTGGTCAATGTCCTTACAGACAGATGTAAAAATTCAAAGTACTACCCTCAAGATTTCCTGCAGGAGATTGTGGAAACATGGGACTTGTCCTACAG TTTATGTCCAGATTTAATGGCTGTTGGTTTGGAGAAAAAAGATATGCATCTCTTACAAACCTGCCTGGAACGGTTTCCAGATATTCCTGAAGAAATTACTTATGCTTgcctgaaagcatttttaag CATAAGTGAAGCCCATCTTGAAAACACAGATGTAAATCTAGATTCTGTCATCTGTTACATTGATGTTGAATCCGACAAGAAAGAAGTTAAGACTGAAATTGTAGAAAATGGTTTCAGTGCACAGATGGACCAGGACATGTGTGGtaccaaaatcccaaaggaaagcCAGTCCTGGAGTGATGATGAGTCCTGCCCTGTTGGGCCTcagaaggcagcactgct aaatgctgttctCCATTCAGCTTACACTGAAACGTTTCTTTTGCCTCACCTGAAAAACCTTCCAGCTCAAGAAGCTGTT CTATTTCTCAGGTATTTATATTACCTGTATGTGAAATGCAGTGGAAAAGTTAACACCACTCTTCCTGGAATACGCTCTCCCACAATAAATCAG ATCATGGATTGGATGTGCCTGTTGCTTGATGCTCACTTCACTGTCATGGTGATGCTGCCAGAAGCAAAGGAGTTGCTTTCAAACCTGCATAGGTTTGTGAGAGCCCAA gtACGGTTCTACTCAGAACTCAACAAGATTGAAGGAAGTTTGAGGGAATTACAAAGACTGAACCACCTGAGAGAATCTCACACCTATTCTATTGAAGTGCTGGAAATCATTTGA
- the NOL11 gene encoding nucleolar protein 11 isoform X2 yields MRRGQRNQGSARGPDHPTVPRCDTVLRTAISDQKPLGCWSLKHGQILTCPVVCNFETHEYIAVHDDKVLRIWKSEDISLDKAFKATLSADVYRIHSLPHGGLLVLFRGGGVRTLDELLEAPQQEIENVISGEAIRWSGAFMEDQQPVLIFTTEKDEDFFVYVQKPKLNSLHKYKLEQQESAKPLCFTAHITNQTVTLLCLYSNDSVYQILIPLQQDTEEEEEEKEILSKSLLLNFSISQAVLKGTSLVALDKDHIAVLGSLNAPKKQPKECLTIWNTKFQTLQTSKELPLGTSGQLWCYEEKFFLIHGKVLTVIMYKCETSSLAAAVGKLKCSQTPDVSSFMNWNTLEDEELVVSFQSQESVGLKAESRMNLRSKKSIDAELPFDSLSPGQVLARFKDAPNYLLETKFRRLMARAPTPDLQATVGGVVNVLTDRCKNSKYYPQDFLQEIVETWDLSYSLCPDLMAVGLEKKDMHLLQTCLERFPDIPEEITYACLKAFLSISEAHLENTDVNLDSVICYIDVESDKKEVKTEIVENGFSAQMDQDMCGTKIPKESQSWSDDESCPVGPQKAALLNAVLHSAYTETFLLPHLKNLPAQEAVLFLRYLYYLYVKCSGKVNTTLPGIRSPTINQIMDWMCLLLDAHFTVMVMLPEAKELLSNLHRFVRAQVRFYSELNKIEGSLRELQRLNHLRESHTYSIEVLEII; encoded by the exons ATGCGCCGGGGGCAGCGGAACCAGGGCAGTGCCCGCGGACCCGACCACCCGACCGTGCCGCGCTGTGACACCGTCCTGAGAACAGCG ATTTCAGATCAGAAGCCTCTGGGCTGTTGGTCACTTAAACATGGGCAgattctcacctgtcctgtcgTGTGCAACTTTGAAACCCACGAGTACATCGCGGTTCATGATGACAAG GTTTTAAGAATATGGAAGAGTGAAGACATTAGCTTGGACAAAGCCTTCAAAGCAACA ctctcagcagatGTGTACAggatccattccctgccccatggggggctgctggtgctgttcAGGGGAGGGGGCGTTCGGACGCTGGATGAGCTCTTGGAAGCCCCTCAGCAGGAGATTGAAAACGTCATCTCAGGTGAAGCCATCAG GTGGAGTGGAGCTTTTATGGAAGACCAACAACCTGTCTTAATTTTCACTACTGAGAAA gatgaggatttttttgtctaTGTACAGAAACCTAAGCTGAATAGTCTACACAAATACAAGCTTGAACAACAGGAATCAGCCAAGCCACTGTGTTTCACAGCACATATAACAAACCAAACTGTTACACTTCTGTGTTTGT aTTCCAATGACTCTGTGTACCAGATTCTGATACCTCTGCAGCAAGATactgaagaagaggaagaagaaaaagaaattttgtccAAGTCACTATTACTGAACTTTTCAATATCTCAAGCTGTTCTGAAAGGAACATCTTTAGTTGCCCTGGACAAAGACCACATTGCAGTGTTGGGCAGTCTGAATGCACCCAAGAAACAGCCCAAAG AGTGCCTGACCATATGGAATACAAAATTTCAGACATTGCAAACATCAAAGGAGCTGCCCCTGGGGACCAGCGGCCAG ttGTGGTGTTATGAGGAAAAATTTTTTCTAATTCATGGGAAAGTGCTGACTGTAATAATGTACAAGTGTGAAACATCATccttggcagctgctgtgggaaagcTCAAGTGCAGTCAAACCCCtg ATGTGTCCTCGTTTATGAACTGGAATACTCTGGAAGATGAAGAGCTGGTGGTTTCCTTTCAGTCCCAGGAGTCTGTAGGTCTGAAAGCAGAGTCCAGAATGAAT TTAAGATCAAAAAAGAGCATTGATGCTGAACTACCATTCGACAGCTTATCACCTGGGCAGGTCTTAGCACGTTTCAAA GATGCTCCTAATTATTTGTTGGAAACCAAATTTAGAAGGTTGATGGCAAGAGCACCGACGCCAGATCTGCAAGCCACCGTTGGCGGTGTGGTCAATGTCCTTACAGACAGATGTAAAAATTCAAAGTACTACCCTCAAGATTTCCTGCAGGAGATTGTGGAAACATGGGACTTGTCCTACAG TTTATGTCCAGATTTAATGGCTGTTGGTTTGGAGAAAAAAGATATGCATCTCTTACAAACCTGCCTGGAACGGTTTCCAGATATTCCTGAAGAAATTACTTATGCTTgcctgaaagcatttttaag CATAAGTGAAGCCCATCTTGAAAACACAGATGTAAATCTAGATTCTGTCATCTGTTACATTGATGTTGAATCCGACAAGAAAGAAGTTAAGACTGAAATTGTAGAAAATGGTTTCAGTGCACAGATGGACCAGGACATGTGTGGtaccaaaatcccaaaggaaagcCAGTCCTGGAGTGATGATGAGTCCTGCCCTGTTGGGCCTcagaaggcagcactgct aaatgctgttctCCATTCAGCTTACACTGAAACGTTTCTTTTGCCTCACCTGAAAAACCTTCCAGCTCAAGAAGCTGTT CTATTTCTCAGGTATTTATATTACCTGTATGTGAAATGCAGTGGAAAAGTTAACACCACTCTTCCTGGAATACGCTCTCCCACAATAAATCAG ATCATGGATTGGATGTGCCTGTTGCTTGATGCTCACTTCACTGTCATGGTGATGCTGCCAGAAGCAAAGGAGTTGCTTTCAAACCTGCATAGGTTTGTGAGAGCCCAA gtACGGTTCTACTCAGAACTCAACAAGATTGAAGGAAGTTTGAGGGAATTACAAAGACTGAACCACCTGAGAGAATCTCACACCTATTCTATTGAAGTGCTGGAAATCATTTGA